The following coding sequences lie in one Halogeometricum rufum genomic window:
- a CDS encoding type II glyceraldehyde-3-phosphate dehydrogenase, which translates to MIRVGVNGYGTIGKRVADAVDAQPDMEVIGVAKTQPNFEAHTAVKRGYPMYAAIPERMPLFSEAGIDVEGAVDEMVADADVVVDCTPSGIGADNKALYESHDTPAIFQGGEDADVGEVSFNARANYDDAVGVDYVRTVSCNTTGLSRIIAPLREEYGVEKVRATLVRRGGDPGQNSRGPINDILPNPIHIPSHHGPDVNTIFPDLSIDTLGLKVPATLMHVHSLNVTLEDDVTAAHVRQLLESESRVYVIPEGLGIDGAGKLKDFALDAGRPRGDLWENCVWGESIAVEGRDLYLFQAIHQESDVIPENVDAIRAMTESAEQAESMVTTDEHVGIGITGDPSGFSHEDDDAVAETELADD; encoded by the coding sequence ATGATACGAGTGGGTGTCAACGGCTACGGCACGATCGGAAAGCGCGTCGCCGACGCCGTGGACGCACAACCAGACATGGAGGTCATCGGTGTGGCGAAGACCCAACCCAACTTCGAGGCCCACACCGCCGTCAAGCGCGGCTATCCGATGTACGCCGCCATCCCCGAGCGGATGCCCCTGTTCTCGGAGGCGGGCATCGACGTCGAGGGCGCCGTCGACGAGATGGTCGCCGACGCGGACGTCGTCGTCGACTGCACGCCGTCGGGAATCGGCGCGGACAACAAGGCCCTCTACGAGTCGCACGACACGCCCGCCATCTTCCAGGGCGGCGAGGACGCCGACGTGGGCGAGGTGAGTTTCAACGCCCGCGCGAACTACGACGACGCCGTCGGCGTCGACTACGTCCGGACCGTCTCCTGCAACACGACGGGGCTCTCCCGCATCATCGCGCCCCTGCGCGAGGAGTACGGCGTGGAGAAGGTGCGCGCGACGCTGGTGCGCCGCGGCGGCGACCCCGGGCAGAACTCCCGCGGCCCCATCAACGACATCCTGCCGAACCCCATCCACATCCCGAGTCACCACGGCCCCGACGTGAACACCATCTTCCCGGACCTGTCCATCGACACGCTGGGACTGAAGGTGCCCGCCACGCTGATGCACGTCCACAGTCTCAACGTCACCCTCGAAGACGACGTGACCGCGGCGCACGTCCGGCAACTCCTCGAATCGGAGTCGCGCGTCTACGTCATCCCCGAGGGACTCGGCATCGACGGCGCGGGGAAACTGAAGGACTTCGCGCTCGACGCCGGCCGCCCGCGCGGCGACCTCTGGGAGAACTGCGTCTGGGGCGAGTCCATCGCCGTGGAGGGTCGCGACCTGTACCTGTTCCAGGCCATCCACCAGGAGTCCGACGTCATCCCCGAGAACGTCGACGCCATCCGCGCGATGACCGAGTCGGCCGAACAGGCCGAGAGCATGGTCACGACGGACGAACACGTCGGTATCGGCATCACGGGTGACCCGTCGGGTTTTAGCCACGAGGACGACGACGCCGTCGCCGAGACGGAACTCGCCGACGACTGA
- a CDS encoding metallophosphoesterase family protein, translating to MRVGICSDTHDNLELARGAVETFEDAGVETVIHCGDVVSPFTANVFDADFEFHAVRGNNDGEWALENFVDSFGTYHGECATFEFDGVAVAAYHGTSETLVDGLVDSESYDYVFRGHTHQRTYDEREGTVHVNPGGLPIPGADDTYHVALLDTEADDVAFYEV from the coding sequence ATGAGAGTCGGCATCTGTTCGGACACGCACGACAACCTCGAGTTGGCGCGCGGCGCGGTGGAGACGTTCGAGGACGCGGGCGTCGAGACGGTGATTCACTGCGGCGACGTCGTCTCGCCGTTCACCGCGAACGTCTTCGACGCCGACTTCGAGTTCCACGCCGTCCGCGGTAACAACGACGGCGAGTGGGCACTGGAGAACTTCGTCGACTCGTTCGGAACCTACCACGGCGAGTGCGCGACGTTCGAGTTCGACGGCGTCGCGGTGGCCGCCTACCACGGGACGAGCGAAACGCTGGTGGACGGACTGGTCGACTCGGAGAGCTACGACTACGTCTTCCGGGGGCACACCCACCAGCGGACGTACGACGAACGAGAGGGGACGGTCCACGTCAACCCCGGCGGACTGCCGATACCGGGTGCGGACGACACGTACCACGTCGCACTCCTCGACACGGAAGCGGACGACGTCGCCTTCTACGAGGTCTGA
- a CDS encoding phosphoglycerate kinase, translated as MSTFKTLDDLEPDKRVLVRLDLNSPVEDGEVQDNRRFERHAETVRELAEAGHRVVLMAHQGRPGDDDFVSLEQHAAILASHVDRDVGFVADTYGEAAIEAVESLESGEILLLENTRMCDDELPEEEPETKAETEFVQTLAPHFDAYVNDAYSAAHRSHASLVGFPLELPAYAGRVMETEYEANSAIATREFDGQVTMVVGGTKATDVIDVMNNLGGTVDRFLLGGIAGELFLRAAGHDVGFDVGDMDLFDDQWEANHETIASLLDERGDQISLAVDLAYEDDDDERAEIAVDDVDEKDRAYLDVGTDTVESYDEVVRDSEAVFVKGALGLFEDERFSKGTVGVLRAIAETDCFSVVGGGDTSRAIEMYGLSEDDFGHVSIAGGAYIRALTGASLVGVEVLQRN; from the coding sequence ATGTCCACGTTCAAGACACTCGACGACCTCGAACCCGACAAGCGCGTCCTCGTCCGCCTCGACCTGAACTCCCCCGTCGAGGACGGCGAAGTGCAGGACAACCGACGCTTCGAACGCCACGCCGAGACCGTCCGCGAACTCGCCGAGGCGGGCCACCGCGTCGTCCTGATGGCCCACCAGGGCCGCCCCGGCGACGACGACTTCGTCTCACTCGAACAGCACGCCGCCATCCTCGCATCCCACGTCGACCGCGACGTGGGGTTCGTCGCCGACACCTACGGTGAGGCGGCGATAGAGGCCGTCGAGTCGCTGGAATCCGGCGAGATACTCCTCTTGGAGAACACGCGGATGTGCGACGACGAACTCCCCGAGGAAGAGCCCGAGACGAAGGCCGAGACGGAGTTCGTGCAGACCCTCGCGCCGCACTTCGACGCCTACGTGAACGACGCCTACTCGGCGGCGCACCGGTCGCACGCCTCCCTCGTCGGTTTCCCCCTCGAACTGCCCGCCTACGCCGGGCGCGTGATGGAGACGGAGTACGAGGCCAACTCCGCCATCGCCACTCGGGAGTTCGACGGACAGGTGACGATGGTCGTCGGCGGGACGAAGGCGACGGACGTCATCGACGTGATGAACAACCTCGGCGGGACGGTGGACCGATTCCTGCTGGGCGGCATCGCGGGCGAACTGTTCCTCCGCGCTGCCGGTCACGACGTCGGCTTCGACGTCGGCGACATGGACCTGTTCGACGACCAGTGGGAGGCGAACCACGAGACCATCGCGTCCCTCCTAGACGAACGCGGCGACCAGATTTCGCTCGCGGTCGACCTCGCGTACGAGGACGACGACGACGAACGCGCCGAGATAGCCGTCGACGACGTCGACGAGAAGGACCGCGCGTACCTCGACGTCGGCACCGACACCGTCGAGTCGTACGACGAGGTGGTTCGCGACTCCGAGGCCGTCTTCGTGAAGGGCGCACTCGGCCTGTTCGAGGACGAACGCTTCTCGAAGGGGACGGTCGGCGTCCTGCGCGCCATCGCGGAGACGGACTGCTTCTCCGTCGTCGGCGGCGGCGACACCTCCCGCGCCATCGAGATGTACGGGCTGAGCGAGGACGACTTCGGCCACGTCTCCATCGCCGGCGGCGCGTACATCCGCGCGTTGACCGGCGCGTCGCTGGTCGGCGTGGAAGTCCTCCAGCGGAACTGA
- the gap gene encoding type I glyceraldehyde-3-phosphate dehydrogenase, with product MSEKSYLAAGENVDDDEVVRVGLNGFGRIGRNVFRAVMDNPKVELVGINDVMDFEDMAYLAKYDTVMGRLDEVSLDGEELVAGDTAVSLFNIQSPAELPWDELDVDVALECTGIFRTKQDASAHLDAGADKVIISAPPKGDEPVKQIVYGVNHDEYDGEDVVSNASCTTNSVSPVAKVLDDEFGIESGLLTTVHAYTGSQNLIDGPKAKTRRGRAAAENIVPTSTGAAQATTEILPQLEGKLDGMAMRVPVPNGSITELVVSLDEAPSVEELNDAFRDAADSGPLAGVLGYTDEEVVSSDIVGLPFSSTVDLQSTNMVNDGGLYKILTWYDNEYGFSNRMLDVAEFVTAD from the coding sequence ATGAGTGAAAAATCGTACCTCGCTGCGGGCGAGAACGTCGACGACGACGAGGTGGTGCGAGTCGGACTGAACGGGTTCGGGCGAATCGGGCGGAACGTGTTCCGCGCGGTGATGGACAACCCGAAGGTCGAACTCGTCGGCATCAACGACGTGATGGACTTCGAGGACATGGCCTACCTCGCCAAGTACGACACCGTGATGGGCCGCCTCGACGAGGTTTCGCTCGACGGCGAGGAACTCGTCGCGGGCGACACCGCCGTCTCCCTGTTCAACATCCAGAGCCCCGCCGAACTGCCGTGGGACGAACTCGACGTGGACGTCGCCCTCGAGTGCACGGGCATCTTCCGCACGAAGCAGGACGCCTCCGCGCACCTCGACGCGGGCGCGGACAAGGTCATCATCTCCGCGCCGCCGAAGGGCGATGAACCGGTCAAGCAGATCGTCTACGGCGTCAACCACGACGAGTACGACGGCGAGGACGTCGTCTCGAACGCCTCCTGTACGACGAACTCCGTCTCGCCCGTCGCGAAGGTACTGGACGACGAGTTCGGCATCGAGTCCGGTCTCCTGACGACGGTCCACGCCTACACCGGGTCGCAGAATCTCATCGACGGCCCGAAGGCCAAGACACGCCGCGGCCGCGCCGCCGCCGAGAACATCGTCCCCACCTCCACGGGCGCCGCGCAGGCCACGACCGAGATTCTGCCCCAGTTGGAGGGTAAACTCGACGGCATGGCGATGCGCGTCCCCGTTCCGAACGGCTCCATCACCGAACTCGTCGTCTCTCTCGACGAGGCGCCGTCGGTCGAGGAACTGAACGACGCGTTCCGCGACGCCGCCGACTCCGGCCCCCTCGCGGGCGTCCTCGGCTACACCGACGAGGAAGTCGTCTCCTCGGACATCGTCGGCCTGCCGTTCTCCTCGACGGTCGACCTGCAGTCCACGAACATGGTGAACGACGGCGGCCTCTACAAGATTCTGACGTGGTACGACAACGAGTACGGCTTCTCGAACCGGATGCTCGACGTGGCCGAGTTCGTCACCGCCGACTGA
- a CDS encoding Hsp20/alpha crystallin family protein, with amino-acid sequence MRDERDDPFDNIFDEIERMMNEMTGGDSTGFASETHIDVYDEGEAVRLVADLPGVEKDAIDLKCDGETLTVSAASDRREYDERIRLPVRVDEHSAKASFKNGVLQVTFQKSEDSAAIDVE; translated from the coding sequence ATGAGAGATGAACGCGACGATCCGTTCGACAACATCTTCGACGAGATCGAACGGATGATGAACGAGATGACCGGTGGTGACTCCACCGGGTTCGCCTCGGAGACCCACATCGACGTGTACGATGAGGGCGAGGCGGTTCGACTCGTCGCGGACCTTCCGGGTGTGGAGAAGGACGCAATCGACCTGAAGTGCGACGGCGAGACGCTCACGGTGAGTGCCGCGAGCGACCGCCGCGAGTACGACGAACGAATCCGCCTCCCGGTCCGGGTGGACGAACACTCCGCGAAGGCGTCGTTCAAGAACGGCGTCCTGCAGGTCACCTTCCAGAAGTCGGAGGACTCGGCCGCAATCGACGTCGAGTAG
- a CDS encoding ATP-grasp domain-containing protein: MLRLAVTTSSETFERMRRPLADRGVTVEHLPAKERAIRLTDDGESFDAGFVYPTRLMEGGALDARTPIPWVNGREAVLTSRNKAGVIAALSRAGLPVPETRMVSNPVGEETVVEAVADLSFPLVVKPNSATRGVGVAKVRDVDSLLGVVDYLNLVHDYRATGDKSYLLQEYVPDARDYRVMVVDGEVVGGVERRLPEGLGEGRWKHNVHRGATATELTVSAEHQKLAVAVAETLGIDYLGVDLLVADDRTVVSETNARPTIDHEKYDADFWDRLAALIRETAERSKVE; the protein is encoded by the coding sequence ATGCTTCGACTCGCGGTGACGACGTCCAGCGAGACGTTCGAGCGGATGCGCCGGCCACTCGCGGACCGAGGCGTGACCGTCGAACACCTGCCCGCGAAGGAGCGGGCGATTCGACTGACCGACGACGGCGAGTCGTTCGACGCGGGGTTCGTCTACCCGACGCGACTGATGGAGGGTGGTGCGCTGGACGCGCGGACGCCGATACCGTGGGTGAACGGTCGCGAGGCGGTGCTCACCTCGCGGAACAAGGCGGGCGTGATAGCCGCGCTCTCGCGGGCGGGACTGCCAGTCCCGGAGACGCGGATGGTGTCGAACCCCGTCGGCGAGGAGACGGTGGTCGAGGCCGTCGCCGACCTGTCGTTCCCGCTGGTCGTCAAGCCCAACTCCGCCACGCGCGGCGTCGGTGTCGCCAAGGTGCGCGACGTGGACTCGCTGCTGGGCGTCGTCGACTACCTGAACCTCGTCCACGACTACCGGGCGACGGGCGACAAGTCGTACCTGCTTCAGGAGTACGTCCCCGACGCGCGGGACTACCGCGTGATGGTCGTCGACGGTGAGGTGGTCGGCGGCGTCGAACGCCGACTGCCCGAGGGACTCGGCGAGGGTCGGTGGAAGCACAACGTCCACCGGGGCGCGACGGCGACCGAACTCACGGTCTCGGCCGAACATCAGAAACTGGCCGTCGCGGTGGCCGAGACGCTCGGAATCGACTACCTCGGCGTCGACCTCCTCGTCGCCGACGACCGAACCGTCGTCTCCGAGACGAACGCCCGACCGACCATCGACCACGAGAAGTACGACGCGGACTTCTGGGACAGGCTGGCGGCGCTGATACGGGAGACTGCCGAACGGTCGAAGGTCGAATGA
- a CDS encoding 50S ribosomal protein L16, which produces MADKPASMYRNIDKPSYTRREYITGIPGSKIAQHNMGNLQTGPQDYPVQISLRLEEECQIRHGSLESARLSANRVMLKQVGQENYKMVLRKFPHQVLRENKQATGAGADRVSDGMRQSFGKVVGTAARIQNGERVFTIYCSVEDAAIAKDALRRAYNKMSPPCRIDVEKGEELLVS; this is translated from the coding sequence ATGGCAGACAAACCCGCCTCGATGTACCGCAACATCGACAAGCCGTCGTACACCCGACGCGAGTACATCACCGGCATCCCCGGTTCGAAGATCGCACAGCACAACATGGGTAACCTCCAGACCGGCCCCCAGGACTACCCGGTCCAGATCAGCCTCCGCCTCGAGGAGGAGTGCCAGATTCGCCACGGCTCGCTCGAATCGGCGCGTCTGTCCGCGAACCGCGTGATGCTGAAGCAGGTCGGTCAGGAGAACTACAAGATGGTGCTCCGCAAGTTCCCCCACCAGGTCCTGCGCGAGAACAAGCAGGCGACCGGTGCGGGCGCGGACCGTGTCTCCGACGGGATGCGGCAGTCGTTCGGGAAGGTCGTCGGCACCGCCGCGCGCATCCAGAACGGCGAACGCGTCTTCACCATCTACTGCAGCGTCGAGGACGCCGCCATCGCCAAGGACGCGCTTCGCCGCGCCTACAACAAGATGTCGCCGCCGTGCCGTATCGACGTGGAGAAGGGCGAAGAACTCCTCGTCTCCTGA
- a CDS encoding SLC13 family permease → MVSLSRRGVGLVLGPTGYALVRLFPPAGLDAAGAAALACTLWVAVWWLTETAPIAVTALLPVVLFPVSGVTDAAATAAAYADPVTFLFLGGFLVALAVERWGLHRRIAVSVVRALGDDPRRLLGGFMLATASLSMWVSNTATAMLMVPIALSVVGTPGDAPPDYRAADATRFPTDDAASSSVPPAPESSAFGTALVLGVAYAASIGGVATLIGTPPNAILAAVVERSLGVRLDFVRWMLFGVPFAAVFLVAAWGALSAMFAVGDADATFDAADATGPADESGEFGALSTPERRVLVVFSLVVAGWLTRPFLVDPYVAGVTDGAIAVAGATLLFLVPNGVEEGALLSWDDATRLPWEVLLVFGGGFAIADAFQTTALDAWVGASLGGVAGLAPVLTLLVVATLVVFLTEVTSNSATASLFVPLAVGVAASFAVAPLVLATVVAVAASLAFMLPVATPPNAVVFGTGYVTVPEMARAGLVLNLLGVVLLAVAAVVWLPVVWGVSVVP, encoded by the coding sequence GTGGTCTCGCTCTCTCGACGCGGCGTCGGCCTCGTCCTCGGCCCGACGGGCTACGCCCTCGTCCGTCTGTTCCCGCCCGCGGGCCTCGACGCGGCGGGTGCCGCCGCCCTCGCTTGCACGCTCTGGGTGGCCGTGTGGTGGCTCACGGAGACGGCGCCCATCGCGGTGACCGCACTCCTCCCGGTCGTCCTCTTCCCCGTCTCCGGTGTCACCGACGCCGCGGCCACCGCCGCCGCCTACGCCGACCCCGTGACGTTCCTCTTCCTCGGTGGCTTCCTCGTGGCCCTCGCCGTCGAACGGTGGGGACTGCACCGGCGCATCGCCGTCTCCGTCGTCCGCGCACTGGGCGACGACCCGCGCCGACTCCTCGGCGGGTTCATGCTCGCGACGGCGTCGCTGTCGATGTGGGTGTCGAACACGGCGACGGCGATGCTCATGGTCCCCATCGCCCTCTCCGTCGTCGGCACGCCCGGCGACGCGCCGCCGGACTACCGCGCGGCCGACGCGACCCGATTTCCGACCGACGACGCCGCGTCCTCGTCCGTCCCGCCCGCACCCGAGTCGTCGGCGTTCGGCACGGCACTCGTCCTCGGCGTCGCTTACGCCGCCTCCATCGGCGGCGTCGCCACGCTCATCGGGACGCCGCCGAACGCCATCCTCGCGGCCGTCGTGGAGCGTTCGCTCGGCGTGCGTCTGGACTTCGTCCGGTGGATGCTGTTCGGCGTCCCGTTCGCCGCCGTCTTCCTCGTCGCGGCGTGGGGGGCGCTCTCGGCGATGTTCGCCGTCGGCGACGCCGACGCGACGTTCGACGCCGCCGACGCGACCGGTCCCGCCGACGAGTCGGGCGAGTTCGGGGCGCTCTCGACCCCGGAGCGACGCGTCCTCGTCGTCTTCTCGCTGGTCGTCGCCGGGTGGCTGACCCGACCGTTCCTCGTCGACCCCTACGTCGCCGGCGTCACGGACGGGGCCATCGCCGTCGCGGGAGCGACGCTCCTGTTCCTCGTGCCCAACGGCGTCGAGGAGGGAGCGCTGCTCTCGTGGGACGACGCGACGCGACTCCCGTGGGAGGTGCTCCTCGTCTTCGGCGGCGGGTTCGCCATCGCCGACGCCTTCCAGACGACGGCGCTCGACGCGTGGGTCGGCGCGTCGCTCGGCGGCGTGGCGGGTCTCGCTCCGGTCCTCACGCTCCTCGTCGTCGCCACCCTCGTCGTCTTCCTCACCGAAGTCACCTCGAACAGCGCGACTGCGTCGCTGTTCGTCCCGCTGGCCGTCGGCGTCGCAGCGTCGTTCGCCGTCGCACCCCTCGTCCTCGCCACCGTCGTCGCCGTCGCCGCCTCCCTCGCGTTCATGCTCCCCGTCGCCACGCCGCCGAACGCCGTCGTCTTCGGTACCGGCTACGTCACGGTGCCCGAGATGGCCCGCGCCGGCCTCGTGTTGAACCTCCTCGGCGTCGTCCTCCTCGCCGTCGCCGCGGTGGTCTGGCTTCCCGTCGTCTGGGGCGTGAGCGTCGTCCCCTGA
- a CDS encoding type 1 glutamine amidotransferase gives MILLLENEVDPTARYFVPEIRRHLEAAGAAVRVYPFADRGGRPDALDAADGVVLSGSTAGVYESDDYPWMDDLRELVRELVSERVPTLGVCFGHQLVNDALGGTVEHRGPHAGIDPVRFADDPLFDGVGARVPLLHGDVVTELGEGMEAIASADYYDYLGSRHRDAPLWTVQYHPEFTELLLPDIEEDFEWPDDPAHRDFDGVTVERTFENFVRLVDAR, from the coding sequence ATGATACTGCTACTGGAGAACGAGGTGGACCCGACGGCGCGCTACTTCGTCCCCGAGATTCGCCGGCACCTCGAAGCCGCCGGTGCCGCCGTCCGCGTCTACCCCTTCGCCGACCGCGGCGGCCGCCCGGACGCCCTCGACGCGGCGGACGGCGTCGTCCTCTCGGGGAGCACCGCCGGCGTCTACGAGTCCGACGACTACCCGTGGATGGACGACCTGCGCGAACTCGTGCGCGAACTGGTCTCGGAGCGAGTGCCGACGCTCGGCGTCTGCTTCGGTCACCAACTCGTCAACGACGCCCTCGGCGGCACCGTCGAACACCGCGGCCCGCACGCCGGCATTGACCCGGTGCGCTTCGCCGACGACCCCCTGTTCGACGGCGTCGGCGCGCGCGTCCCCCTCCTGCACGGCGACGTGGTCACGGAACTCGGCGAGGGGATGGAGGCCATCGCCTCGGCGGACTACTACGACTATCTCGGCAGTCGCCACCGGGACGCACCGCTGTGGACCGTCCAGTACCACCCGGAGTTCACGGAACTGCTACTCCCGGACATCGAGGAGGACTTCGAGTGGCCCGACGACCCGGCCCACCGCGACTTCGACGGCGTGACGGTCGAACGGACGTTCGAGAACTTCGTCCGCCTCGTGGACGCGCGGTGA
- the nucS gene encoding endonuclease NucS, with protein MTATTLHRPTHRDALYLLEEAFGDGRMVTLFGRCTVDYDGRATSSLGPGDRLVVCKPDGTILVHTDEKRKPVNWQPPGCTHRASVRDGHLRVRSERSTPTERLDVAFERIDQVTAYEVTDRSDLRLQGSEEDLRRRILDDPALVEEGFVPQATERETAAGPVDVFGEDAAGRPVVVELKRRRVGPSAAGQLQRYVEAVDEEFPDEGVRGVLVAPSVTDRARELLAERGLSFVAVEPVADEGDDESGDGDSVAKAEGDGGDDGADAGRDDGPDAGDDAADESDDAADDTAE; from the coding sequence ATGACGGCGACGACCCTGCACCGGCCGACGCACCGCGACGCGCTCTACTTGCTGGAAGAGGCGTTCGGCGACGGACGCATGGTGACGCTGTTCGGTCGCTGCACGGTCGACTACGACGGCCGCGCCACCTCCAGTCTCGGCCCGGGCGACCGACTCGTCGTCTGCAAGCCGGACGGCACCATCCTCGTCCACACCGACGAGAAGCGCAAGCCGGTGAACTGGCAGCCGCCGGGGTGCACCCACCGAGCGAGCGTCCGCGACGGCCACCTCCGCGTCCGAAGCGAGCGCTCGACGCCGACGGAACGTCTCGACGTCGCCTTCGAGCGCATCGACCAGGTGACGGCCTACGAGGTGACCGACCGCAGCGATTTGCGACTGCAGGGGAGCGAGGAGGACCTCCGGCGTCGGATTCTCGACGACCCCGCACTCGTCGAGGAGGGGTTCGTTCCGCAGGCGACCGAACGCGAGACGGCGGCCGGTCCGGTAGACGTCTTCGGCGAGGACGCGGCGGGCAGACCGGTCGTCGTGGAGTTGAAACGGCGGCGCGTCGGTCCCTCGGCGGCCGGGCAACTCCAGCGGTACGTCGAGGCCGTCGACGAGGAGTTCCCCGACGAGGGCGTGCGCGGCGTCCTCGTCGCCCCCTCCGTGACCGACCGCGCGCGGGAGTTGCTGGCGGAGCGGGGACTGTCGTTCGTCGCCGTCGAACCCGTCGCCGACGAGGGCGACGACGAGAGCGGCGACGGCGACAGCGTGGCGAAGGCCGAGGGCGACGGCGGCGACGACGGTGCGGACGCTGGCCGCGACGACGGTCCAGACGCTGGCGACGACGCCGCGGACGAGAGCGACGACGCCGCGGACGACACCGCCGAGTAG
- a CDS encoding pyridoxamine 5'-phosphate oxidase family protein has protein sequence MSSNDTDGFAPIQGDPMTDEEVEAYLRDHGVGVLALADEGRAYGVPISFGYDGDRVYFVFLRGETSQKERFAETTTRATLTTFDVSGRYEWESVVVSGTIREADDDEWDALVSAMEANAWFPSLFSESEPMRGIAGWVLDVETATGLRNRP, from the coding sequence ATGTCGTCGAACGACACGGACGGGTTCGCGCCGATTCAGGGTGACCCGATGACGGACGAGGAGGTCGAAGCGTACCTGCGTGACCACGGCGTCGGCGTCCTCGCACTCGCGGACGAGGGGCGCGCGTACGGGGTGCCCATCTCGTTCGGGTACGACGGCGACCGCGTCTACTTCGTCTTCCTCCGCGGGGAGACGAGTCAGAAAGAGCGATTCGCCGAGACGACGACGCGAGCGACGCTGACGACGTTCGACGTGTCGGGACGGTACGAGTGGGAGAGCGTCGTCGTCTCGGGGACGATTCGGGAGGCCGACGACGACGAGTGGGACGCACTCGTCTCGGCGATGGAGGCCAACGCCTGGTTCCCCAGCCTGTTCTCGGAGTCCGAACCGATGCGGGGCATCGCCGGGTGGGTGCTGGACGTGGAGACGGCGACGGGACTGCGGAACCGCCCCTGA
- a CDS encoding VanZ family protein, which produces MQFSRSVRTLVLVGWCVAVVVASVIPAPTGGVASPGAFVVGLDKLVHFGAYGVTAFLAAFALGARDARGLAVAVLAAVALGGGVELVQTTLPTRTFGLGDLVANAVGALSGALVYVAVERRVWVTDDE; this is translated from the coding sequence ATGCAGTTCTCGCGCTCGGTCCGGACTCTCGTTCTCGTCGGGTGGTGCGTCGCCGTCGTCGTCGCGTCCGTGATTCCCGCGCCGACCGGCGGCGTCGCGTCGCCGGGGGCGTTCGTCGTCGGCCTCGACAAACTGGTTCACTTCGGGGCGTACGGCGTGACGGCGTTCCTCGCGGCGTTCGCACTCGGCGCGCGCGACGCGCGTGGACTGGCGGTGGCGGTCCTCGCCGCCGTCGCACTCGGCGGCGGCGTCGAACTCGTGCAGACGACGCTCCCGACCCGGACGTTCGGACTCGGTGACCTCGTCGCCAACGCCGTCGGTGCCCTCAGCGGAGCGCTAGTGTACGTGGCCGTCGAACGCCGCGTCTGGGTCACGGACGACGAGTGA
- a CDS encoding aldo/keto reductase, producing MEHVELRGARVPKVGLGTWRMEGEECYDAVSTALELGYRHVDTAQMYGNEAEVGRAIADADVDRRDLFVTTKVKPGNADYDGLVESAKASLDRLDTPYVDLLLLHWPNPLVSIEETMDAMKELVDGGEAYHVGVSNFPLPMLKRAREAADVPILTDQVQFHPHRPKRKLLRYCQDEDLLLTAYSPLAQGELVEDETLRRIGDRYDKTPAQVALRWATQHRNVVVIPKSTSREHLAANLDVFDFTLTRTEVDEVTRPSLLKTGASMVKGMLRER from the coding sequence ATGGAACACGTCGAACTGCGAGGCGCGCGCGTCCCGAAGGTCGGTCTCGGAACGTGGCGGATGGAGGGCGAGGAGTGCTACGACGCCGTCTCGACCGCACTCGAACTCGGCTACCGGCACGTCGACACCGCACAGATGTACGGGAACGAGGCCGAGGTGGGCCGCGCGATAGCCGACGCCGACGTGGACCGTCGGGACCTGTTCGTGACGACGAAGGTGAAGCCCGGCAACGCGGACTACGACGGCCTCGTCGAGTCGGCGAAGGCGAGTCTCGACCGTCTCGACACGCCGTACGTGGACCTGTTGCTCCTCCACTGGCCGAACCCGCTGGTCTCCATCGAGGAGACGATGGACGCGATGAAGGAACTCGTCGACGGCGGCGAGGCGTACCACGTCGGCGTCAGCAACTTCCCCCTGCCGATGCTGAAGCGCGCCCGCGAGGCGGCCGACGTACCGATTCTGACCGATCAGGTGCAGTTTCACCCGCACCGCCCCAAGCGGAAGCTCCTCCGGTACTGTCAGGACGAGGACCTGCTGCTCACGGCGTACAGTCCGTTGGCGCAGGGCGAACTCGTCGAGGACGAGACGCTCCGCCGAATCGGCGACCGGTACGACAAGACGCCCGCGCAGGTGGCGCTTCGCTGGGCGACCCAGCACCGGAACGTCGTCGTCATCCCGAAGTCGACGAGCCGAGAACACCTCGCGGCCAACCTCGACGTCTTCGACTTCACGCTCACGCGAACGGAAGTCGACGAGGTGACGCGACCGTCGCTGCTGAAGACGGGCGCGTCGATGGTCAAGGGGATGCTGCGCGAGCGCTGA